One genomic window of Polyangium aurulentum includes the following:
- a CDS encoding zinc-binding dehydrogenase has translation MSESMWALTYDREAQPWESTVGLRKTEVPRPRIDTGADYHDRSMVLIRPMMTGFCGSDRGIWFRTAFKDMIHNSLERDRKPVRTIGHELLGQIVDLGPDARQTYGFEVGDIVSTESHIICGVCYQCRVGDTHVCADDKIIGISEDGCFAEFVKLPARSLWRTDITKIRPEVAAIQEPFGNAVHACTKVNLRGKRVAIVGCGTIGLFAVAIARAMGATYVIGVEPMESHAEMARRLGADEVLRPEKQSSEKPYASDPSLTEKIRKLTDGVGVDVALEMSGFNSSVNNAIRAVRRGGDVILFGLKSGDAVIESFDRMIVDGVSLHSVVGRQIFETWHITRQLLESRDPNIHDLIWEVILNRGEGTMFDFRDYDQAAFQKAITTHPKVVIRY, from the coding sequence ATGAGCGAATCGATGTGGGCCCTGACGTACGACCGCGAGGCGCAGCCGTGGGAGAGCACGGTGGGGCTCCGGAAGACGGAGGTACCCCGGCCGCGGATCGACACGGGCGCGGATTACCATGATCGGTCGATGGTGCTGATCCGCCCGATGATGACGGGCTTTTGCGGTTCGGATCGCGGGATCTGGTTTCGCACGGCCTTCAAGGACATGATCCACAACTCGCTCGAGCGCGACCGCAAGCCGGTGCGGACGATCGGGCACGAGCTGCTCGGGCAAATCGTCGATCTCGGCCCTGATGCTCGGCAGACCTACGGGTTCGAGGTCGGGGACATCGTCTCGACCGAGAGCCACATCATTTGCGGCGTTTGCTATCAGTGCCGGGTCGGCGACACGCACGTGTGCGCGGACGACAAGATCATCGGCATCAGCGAGGACGGCTGCTTTGCGGAGTTCGTGAAGCTGCCGGCGCGGTCGTTGTGGCGAACGGACATCACGAAGATCCGGCCCGAGGTGGCGGCGATCCAGGAGCCGTTCGGCAACGCGGTGCACGCGTGCACGAAGGTGAATCTGCGCGGCAAGCGCGTGGCGATCGTCGGATGCGGGACGATCGGCCTGTTCGCGGTGGCGATTGCGCGGGCGATGGGGGCAACCTACGTGATCGGCGTCGAGCCGATGGAGTCGCACGCGGAAATGGCGCGGCGTCTCGGCGCGGACGAGGTGCTGCGGCCGGAGAAGCAATCGTCGGAGAAGCCGTACGCGAGCGATCCTTCGCTGACGGAGAAGATCCGCAAGCTCACCGACGGCGTGGGCGTCGACGTGGCGCTCGAGATGAGCGGCTTCAATTCGAGCGTGAACAACGCGATCCGCGCGGTGCGCCGTGGCGGCGACGTGATCCTGTTCGGCCTGAAGAGCGGCGATGCGGTGATCGAGAGCTTCGACCGGATGATCGTCGACGGCGTCAGCCTGCATAGCGTGGTCGGCCGTCAGATCTTCGAGACCTGGCACATCACGCGGCAGCTTCTCGAGTCGCGCGACCCGAACATCCACGACCTCATCTGGGAGGTCATCCTGAACCGCGGCGAGGGCACGATGTTCGATTTCCGCGACTACGACCAGGCCGCATTCCAGAAAGCCATCACGACCCACCCCAAGGTCGTGATTCGTTACTGA
- the kbl gene encoding glycine C-acetyltransferase codes for MFDAAKAIYAQTLSEIRAAGLYKDERVISTPQGAVIRASGGPGQAAQSQTSGLLEPSTGSAEREVLNFCANNYLGLSSHPTVIDAAKRAIDSHGFGLSSVRFICGTQDLHKKLESTIASFFGTDDAILYSSCFDANGGLFETILGEEDAIISDALNHASIIDGIRLCKAERHRYPNGDMSALEEALRKTQDKRLRLIATDGVFSMDGYLAKLDVICDLADKYRAMVMVDDSHATGFIGRTGRGTPEECGVLHRIDVLTSTLGKALGGASGGFTTGRKEIIDLLRQRSRPYLFSNTVAPAIVGASLAVFEMLDKEGALRERVMNNARRFREGMTSAGFTIKPGIHPIVPIMLGDARLATEMASALLEEGIYVIGFSYPVVPKGEARIRVQLSAAHEPAHVERAIEAFTRVGKRLGVVT; via the coding sequence ATGTTCGACGCCGCGAAGGCCATCTATGCCCAGACCCTCAGCGAAATCCGCGCAGCCGGCCTCTACAAGGACGAGCGCGTCATCTCCACACCCCAGGGCGCCGTCATCCGCGCCTCCGGAGGGCCTGGCCAAGCCGCGCAATCTCAAACCAGCGGGCTGCTCGAACCCTCCACCGGCTCCGCCGAGCGCGAGGTCCTGAACTTCTGCGCAAACAACTACCTCGGCCTCTCCTCCCACCCCACCGTCATCGACGCCGCCAAGCGCGCCATCGATTCCCACGGCTTCGGCCTCTCCAGCGTCCGCTTCATCTGCGGCACCCAGGACCTCCACAAGAAGCTCGAGAGCACGATCGCCAGCTTCTTCGGCACCGATGACGCGATCCTCTACTCCTCCTGCTTCGACGCCAACGGCGGCCTCTTCGAGACCATCCTCGGCGAAGAGGACGCGATCATCTCCGACGCCCTCAACCACGCCTCCATCATCGACGGCATCCGCCTCTGCAAGGCCGAACGCCACCGCTATCCCAACGGCGACATGAGCGCCCTCGAAGAGGCCCTGCGCAAGACCCAGGACAAACGCCTCCGCCTCATCGCCACCGACGGCGTCTTCTCCATGGACGGCTATCTCGCCAAGCTCGACGTCATCTGCGACCTCGCGGACAAGTACCGCGCCATGGTCATGGTCGATGACTCGCACGCGACCGGCTTCATCGGGCGCACCGGGCGCGGCACGCCCGAGGAGTGCGGCGTCCTGCACCGCATCGATGTCCTCACCTCGACCCTCGGCAAGGCCCTCGGCGGCGCGAGCGGCGGGTTCACCACGGGCCGAAAGGAGATCATCGACCTGCTCCGCCAGCGCTCGCGGCCCTATCTGTTCTCGAACACGGTGGCGCCCGCGATCGTCGGCGCGTCGCTCGCCGTCTTCGAGATGCTCGACAAGGAAGGCGCGCTGCGCGAACGGGTCATGAACAACGCGCGGCGCTTCCGCGAGGGCATGACGAGCGCGGGCTTCACCATCAAGCCCGGCATCCACCCGATCGTGCCCATCATGCTCGGCGACGCGCGGCTGGCCACGGAGATGGCGTCGGCGCTGCTCGAGGAGGGGATTTACGTGATCGGGTTCTCGTACCCCGTGGTGCCCAAGGGCGAGGCGCGGATTCGCGTGCAGCTGAGCGCGGCGCACGAGCCGGCGCACGTCGAGCGGGCGATTGAAGCGTTCACACGCGTGGGGAAGCGCCTCGGCGTCGTTACCTGA